The Armatimonadota bacterium genome contains the following window.
GGGCCATGACGCCGACCACCGTGAAGAAGGGGCGTTCGGACGGTCGGCGGCCCTTGCTGCGGTCGAGGAACGGGACGAGCATCCCGTAGGTGATGAGGAATCCCGGCCCCAGTCCGGCCCACAGCGGCGGGGTGTACTTCACGTACTGGTACAGCGCCAAGAAGTACCAGTCCGACAGGATCGGCAGCGGCGTCCGGTTCGGGTCGGCGCGCCGGCCCATCTCGGCGGGGAAGATGTAGCTGGTGGCGACGATCATCAGCAGCAAGACGACGATCGCCGTCGGCGAGAGCCCGAAGCGCTTGCGCCGAGTGAAGATGAAGTACAGTTCTACGGCGATCAGCAACAACGCGGAGATCCCGAAATGGATCGCGTAAAAACGCGTCAGCGCCCCCTGCCCGACCGCCGGGCCGCCGAGGAAGATGAAGGCGATCGCGCTGCCGAACTTGCTCGCACCGATGATCGGAATTTGGTCTAGGTAGACCGCGACGCTGAGCACGGTCTTGGCTGCCCAGAACGCGCGCTGGTTCCAGATCAGCAGATAGCCCGTGATCCCGGAGATCATCGCCAGCACAAGGGACGCGAACAGGATCATCCACGTCAACTCGTTCGGGCGCTTGTACTCGCCGAGGAAGTACATGCGGTAGATCCGCAGCATGATCGCGAGGATCAGCATATCTGCGGCGTACTTGTGGGCGCCCCGGATCAACCAGCCCAAAGGCACCTCATGCTGGATGCGCAGGATGGAGTTGTACGCGCCGTGGGTCGTCGGCTCGTACCAGATCATCAGCAAAACACCCGTGACGAAGACCACGATCCAGGAGAAGTAGACGATGTGGCCCAGCGCGTACAGCGGGTTGTCCAGCCGGTCGACGTTGGTCTCGTCGAAGAGGTCGAGCTTCTCCTTGCGCTCGCGCAGCCACTCCCGTACGCGGTCGAGCATCAGGACGGCCTCGGCGCTTCGGGGTCGGGGGTCGTCGTCTGCGGGTCCGCCGCGCCGGCGTGAAGGCAAGCCACGAACCGCAGGCCCCAGCTCGGGGTCATGCGATCCCTCCGGGCTCGGCGCTCGTGATCACGATAACGCCGTCGCGGATCTCGTAGGTGAAGTAGTACGGCGGCCGTGGCGCCGGGCCGGAGAGGACCCGTCCCGGTCGGTCGCGGTCCGCGGGGTCGTAGATTGACAGGTGGCAGGGGCACGCCATCAGCCCGTGGCGCCGCTCCTCCGGCGGGACGTACCCTCCGTAGCCCGCGGTGACCTCCCGCCAGTTGGGCACGTAGTTGAAGATGCAGCCCAGGTGCGGACAGATCCGGGAGAAGATGACGATGTCGGTGGGTTCTTCGCCCTGCTTGAACCCGGGGAAGCTGACCTTCCACGGCAGCCTGATGGCCACGCCGGGGATCGTCGCCACGCGCGCCTGCTCGGGCGTGTACTGCGCGTAGCGCTGCGTGTACACGAAGATTCGCGACGACCACGGTTCGGCGAGCTCCTCCACGCGTCCCAACGCCAGCTGCTCCCCCTGCGGGAGATCCATCTCCGCGAGACTGCGCAGCCGACCTTCCGGCAGCCCCAGCCCGGGGTCGAGGTTCGGCTTGAGATAGCGCAGTAACGGCGCCGCGAATGCCGCCAGCGCACCGAGCACGGGGATCGCGCTTAGCGCGCGCAGGAACGTGCGGCGGTTCACTCCCCTCTCGGCCATCGTGGCTGCTCCTGGCTCACCGCAGGTCTTCGGGAAGCGTGTAGACGAACGTCCACAGATAATCTACCACAGCCCAGATCTGGTCCGACGTCAGGCGATCTCCGTACGCAGGCATCAGCTCGATGCCACGGCGGTGCACGCCTTCGAACACCCGCTGGTAGAGCTCCGTCGGTTTGCGGTAGGCCATCCAGTCGCGGTCGGTGAAGATCCCGGGGCCCACGCCGCGACCCCACGTCCAGATCTCCTGGCGGATGCGAGCGGCCTCCGGACCGTTGCCGTCGCCGGATTCACCGTGGCAGGCGGCACACTGTTGCTGGTAGATGCGCCGACCCTCGGCGAGTTTGTCGCGCGTGGTCATGCGGCTCCACTCCCAGAACAGGACGTTCCAGATCTCTTGCTCGCTCAGCGGAGGGTCGGCGAGGCTGTCGGCGCCGTAGGCGGGGTGGCGGAAGCCCGGCATCGCGGTGTGCGGCCGACCGCGGTCGATCACCTCGAACATGGAAAAGGGCGTGTTGAGTCGCATCTGGTCGAGGTTGTCGAAGCGCGCAGGCCGGCTGGGAAGCGGTTCGCCCCTGGGGTGGATCCGGAAGATGCGCAGCACGTCCCGGTACGGGTCCTTCTCCGGGGCCACCAGCTGCGGCGCCATCGGTCCGTCGCCCCGGCCCTCGGGCCCGTGGCAGACGGCACAGCGCGCCTCGTAGACCCGCTTGCCTCCGTCGGCGTTGGGCTTTTGGGGAATGAAGTTCATCCGGTGGACGTAGCCGGCCAGCGGTTCGTAGGCGGGACGGTCGGGCGACCCGATCCGCACGTATGGCTGGCAGCCCACGAGCAACACCGACGTCGCCGCGATCAGCGCGGCGCCGGCAACTGGCCGCATCCGACCTCCCGGCAATGGTCTCACACCGGCTGTGCTGTGTTTTGACCTGCGTTCGAGCGATTCCTCTTCGACAAACGCAAGGAGGGCCCCGCGGGCCCTCCCGTCCGTGAAGGTCCGACGCCCATGGTCGGGCGTCGAGGGCTGACCGTCAAGGGCCGGTCCGCTGCGACCCGCTACGTGTCCCGCTCGTACCGGGTCGGGCACTTCGCCAACAGCACCGTCGCGGCGAACACGCCGTCGCGGCGCAGCTGCCCCTCGACCACGACCTCCGCTTCGTCGGTGAACAGATCGGGCACCGTGCCCTGGTAGACCACCGGCAGCGCGATGCCTTCGTCACGCAGCGTGAACCGGATGCGCGACCCCTCGCGGCGGATCGATCCTGAGGCCACCGTCCCCGCGACCCGAGAGGGGACGTCCACGGCCGCCTCTCCCCTCTCGAGCAACTCCCCGACGGTGACATAGTACACGGCCGCCGAACGCACCCCGCCGTAGATCAGGTACGCGAGCGCGGCGACGATCACGGTCACCAGGACGGCGTAGCGGCGGTTCATCGAACACCCCTCAGACCCGCACCGGATCCGCGGGATCCGGTCGGGACCCCGAAGCGGCCAGCTGTTCGCGAAGGCTGTGCACCTCGCGCTCCAGGGCGCCCGCCCGCCGCTGCAGCGCGGCCAGGTAGATCGCGAGCCCGACCCACACGACGAGGTATCCGAAGAACAGGTACGTCACGACGCCCTCACGTCGCCAGCTCCGCCCGCATGCGCGCGACCTCCGCCCGGAGCAAAGCGATGCGCATCCGAACACCGAGCAGCACGGCGTACAAAAGCGAGAACGCGGCCAAGCAAACCAGCAGCGTGTACAGCATCTCCGGTTCCAGCCCGATGCCCTGACGTGTGAAGACGACCGGTGAGATCCCGCGCAGCAGCCGCGCGGAGAAGAACACGATCGGCACGTTCAGGAACGCAATGACCCCGAAGGCGGCCGCAAACCGCGCCCTTCGTTCATCGTCGGCGGCGCTACGCAGCAGCAGGTAGCCCATGTACATCAGCTGCATGATCAGCGTCGCCGTCACCTGCGGATCCCACGTCCACCACACGCCCCAGGTAGGCCTTGCCCAGATCGATCCGGTGACGATCACCAACCCGTTCATCCACACCCCGACCTCGGCGGACCCCGCGGCCAGTTCGTCCCACCATGTGCTGCGCGTGCGCAGGTACTGGATCCCGCCGACGAACACTCCGAAGAAAGCGACGAAGGCAACCCACGCCAGCGCGAGGTGGAAGTAGAAAATACGCTGGACCGGTCCCATGATCCGCTCGGTGGGCGCGTACAGGAAGACCATGTACAGGGAGGCGACCATCGCGACCACCAGCGTCCACCACAGCACGCTGTCGACGCGCCTCACAACCCCTCCTCCACGACACCCTCGAACAGCAGGACGCTTGCAGCCCCGAGGATTATATCAAAGGCGGCGATCAACCTCATTTCGGACACCGACGCGGCCAGCGGCAGCCCGGCGAGCACCTTGGATGTCGCGCTGAGACTGGCAACGAGCAACGGCATCGCCAGCGGGAAAAGCAACAACGGCAGCAAGACCTCCCGCAGCCGCGTGGCGGCGCTCATGGCCGCCAGCAGGGTGCCGACGATCGCCAGCCCCGCGCCGCCCAGCAGCAGCACCGGCGCGAGTCGGCCCAGGTGGGGCCACAGATCGTAGTCGAACAGGACCGCCAGCAACGGCAGCGCCGCAGCCTGCACCGCGAGGATGGCCAAAAAACCGGTGGCCGCCTTCGAGAGGAGGATCCAGCCGCGGTCCACCGGAGCGGCGAGCACGCCCGAACCCGCCTCGCGCTCCTGCTCGATGCCGTATGCGCGGCTCAGACCGGCGACGGCGGCGAAGGCGAGCGTCACCCACAGCACCCCCGGCACCACCGCTGCGACCAGATCGCGGCGGTGGCCGACCGCGAAGCTGAACAGCACCAGGACGATGAGTGTCATCAGGCCCATCGAGGCCAGCATCTCCCGTGTGCGAAGTTCGATGCGCAGATCCTTGTACAGCAGGACCCAGAACGCCCGCACGCTCACGCCTCCTCTGCTGGCCCTTCGTCCGTCCGATCCTCCCCGAGCCGGACGAGGCGACCGGCCTCAAGGCGCGCGAACGCCTCGCACACCCCCTCCACCTCATCGGGGCGATGCGTCGTCAGCACAACCCCGCCGCCGCGCCCCCGGTGCGCGCGCAGCGCAGCCCGCAGCCAGGCGCTGCCCTCCTCGTCCAACCCGGTAAACGGCTCGTCGAGCAGCAACAGGGTGGGCTGGTGCACCATCGCACGGACCAGCGCCGTGCGCTGCTGCCATCCCCGCGACAGGTCCCGCACCAGGTCGTCCCGCCGCGGGTACAGGCCGCTTTCGCGCAGCCACCTCCGCACCGCTGCGGCGTCGGCGCCATGGAGGGCCGAGAACACCCGCAGGTTCTCCTCCACGCTGAGCCCGCCGTAGAGGAACGGCTCGTGGCCCACCACTCCGATCCGCCGGCGCACCGCCACCCCGTCCTGCCGGGGGTCGATCCCGAACAGGCGCAGCTGGCCGCCGTCCGGTCGCCGAAGCCCGGCCAGGATGCGCAGCAGCGTGCTCTTGCCCGACCCGTTGCGCCCCGAGATCGCCACGGCCTCGCCCGGACCCACCGCGAGCGTTACGTGCCGCAACACCCAGCGCCCACCCATTTGCTTGCGCAGACCCACGGTGTCCACCAGCGGCGCACCCGGACGGACCGCACTCACGTCTGCGGTACTCCGCAGGCCGCCCGAACGGCGGCGCGCAACTCCTCGGGATCGAACAAGAAGAACGGGTAGGTCCTCAGCGTCGCGATCTCGTGCTCGGTCTCCTCGACCGCGATGACCTGCAACTCCTCGTCGATGGCGCGGATCTCGTCTTCGAGGTGCCGGGCGAGCGCCTGGTTGATCGCGCGGATGCGCTGGGTGATCTCGCGCCGCTGGCGGCGCGTCAGCGAATCCGACTCCAACTGGCGGATGCGCTCCCACTTCTCGGCCACCAGTGCGCTCACCGTCTCGTCCCCGCGGTTGAGGAACCTGTCCGGGTTGTGCTGCAGGTCCAGCCGCCTGCGCTCCAGCGCCAGCCGATCCGCCCGGGGATTCGCGTGCCGGCCCAGCGGCAGGTGAAAGGTCCCGCTGGCCACGGCGAACAGCGGCGGCCGGACGCCGAACAGCTCGGCTATCAACCGGTCCGTCGCACGGTCGTACTGACCGCCGCCGATCCCGTGCACGAACAGATCCGCAAAGCACAGCCGCACGAACATCGTCAGGGTCAGCGCCCGCGGTCGCAACTCCGTCGCCGCAAGCGCCTCGGGGTCTGTTTCCTTCGCGCTCACCGTCGTAACCACGTGCCCCTGTGCCCGCACCCTGATCACATCGCCTCTGCGCACCGCGCTGGCCGGCCAGCGCCGTCCGTCGCGAACGACCCAGAACGGAAGCTCGCAGCCTTCGCCGTCCAGCCGGAGGTTCGGGAACGGCTGGGCGGCGGATCGAATTCCCTCTTGTTCCCTGTGGGCGTCGAGTGCGCGGTTGTGGCATTCTCGGAAGGTCTCGTGGTGGCGCAGGATCCACATCGCGAAACATCGGAACGCGCGGGTCCGGCTCATCGCCGACACCGGCAGTTCCCCGTAGCGGGGTGAGCGACCGGCCCCCTCAAACCCGCGGCGCACCAACGCCATGAACTCACCCAGGTGCTCCGCCACCGCCCGGGCGCGCGCCCCCGCAGCGGCTAGCCGATCGACCCGCTCGGTCAGCGCGTGGTTGCCCAGCGTCTGTACCTCGGCCCGCACGCCGTCGACGAAGCGCGCCCAGTTCGCGGCCGACGGTGGGGGTACGGCTTCGAACGGCACGTCCGGAGGGCGGCGCACCAGACTGCGGTGCACCACTTCCAGCCGACCGTCCCTGCGGGGCAGGGCGACGCCGATGTCCTCGAAATCGTCGGTGTCCACGATCAGGTTCAGGCCCGCCGCCCCTTCTCGGACGCAGGAGTCGACCAGCAGGTTCTTGACCCAGATCCCAGGATGGAAAAACAGCGGCTGGTGTCCGGTGACGACCAGGGGGCCCTCGGGGAGCCCGTCCGGGGCCGCTCCCACGCGGGCCAAGAACGCTCCCGCCGCGCCGAGCAGATCCTTACGGGTCTGCCGGCGCAGTTCGCCGAGCGGAAGGTCCGACAGGTCCATCGATGCGTGGTCCAAGGACGCGGCGTTGCGGGCCGCCAGACCCAGCCATGCGGACCTCGGTGGAACGCAGAGCACCTCGCCGTGGCGCTCCGGGATGCGGAGGTCGGCCGCGCGAACCTGCGCGCCACCCACCGCGCTCGCAGCCGAAGCTCCCGATCCCTCGTCCATCACACGAGCCCGTCCAGGGTGCGCAACCCGACTTCCTCCCGGAGCAGGAACGGCTCTGCGTAGCGCACACCGATCAGCGACCCGAAGTAGGCGGCCTGCGTCCGGATCTGGTCCAGGATCCACAGATTTCCGCGCGCTGCACTGAACTGGCTTTCGTAGGCCGCCACGCTCTGCATCTTCGTTTCGAACGTCTCCGAGACGTCGAAGAGGAACGATGGTCGGCGGTGCAACCGGTAGTGGGTCGAGAAGAAGTGGATCACGCGGCGCGGATAGTGCACCTCGCCCGGGATGTCGGTGCGGGTGAGCTTCGCGTAAAAGCGCGCCGCCTCGCCCAGACGGGCGGCCTGGACGTGGTCGGGGTGGGCGTCTTCCCAGTACGGCACGAACAGCAGATCCGGCCGTACTCGCCGGATGACCTCCGCCACCACCCTGCGGTTGTCGACCGTGTCCATCAGGTAGCGGTTGGGGAGATCGAGCGTGATGCGCTCCACGCCGAGGATCTCAGCCGCCCGTCCGGCCTCTCGGGCGCGCGTCTGCGGCGTACCCATCGGCGTGGGTTCGCCGTCGGTGATGTCGCACAGCGTTACCCGCCACCCGCCGCGCACCAGGGCGGCCATCGTGCCCCCCATTCCGATCTCGCCGTCGTCGGGGTGCGGAGCGACGACCAGGACCGACCGGCTCACTTCACCCGCTCCCCCAGCCACCGGTCGGCCTCGCGCCGCAGGACGTCCAGATAGTACGCACGGCGAACGGCGGCATCGTCCAGACCGCCCCAGAAGCGGCGCTGTGGGTTCTTGTAGATCCGCCCGATGGGGATCTCCCGCACCCGCAACCCGTGGTGCGCCGCCTGCACCCAGACCTGCAGGGGCATTCCGTAGGACGGCTCGTCGAGCTGCATCTTCCGCAGCGCCTCGATCCGGTAGGCCTTGAAGCCGCAGAAGGCGTCCGTGATGGCGTACCCGGTGAGGATGTTGATCCGGTCGGTGATCTCTCGGTTGATCTGCAGCCGATCGGGCGGTGTCTCCTGCCCTCGCGACGAACCTGGCAGGTAGCGACTGCCCGACGCGATGTCCACACCGTCCAGCGCGCTCAACAGGTCCGGAATGAGGTACGGCTCGTGCTGCTCGTCGCAGTCGATCGTGACGACGACGTCGTAGCCGCGCTCGATCGCGTACCGAAAGCCATCGATCAGCGACGCACCGTAGCCGCGGTTTTCTCCGTGCCGGATGACGTGGACATCGGGAAACTCGCGCAGGATCTCCGGCGACTGGTCCGTCGACCCGTCGTCGACCACCAGGATGTCCGCCCCCTCGGGGGCGTAACGGCGAACCGCGCGCAGGACGTCGCGCAGCGTCGCCTCCTCGTTGTACAGGGGCATGACGATGAGAACCTTCTCCATACGCACTCCTCGAGCCGTCGCCGCCCGGCGGCCCACCCCCGTGGACTATTGCCGTCTACGCGCCGCCTCCATCGCTTCCCGCGCCGCATCGATCGTCCGCGCGACGTCGACGTCGGTGTGCGCCGCCGACACAAACATGGCCTCGAACTGCGAGGGCGGCAGGTAGATGCCGCGCGCCAGCATGCCCTGAAAGAATGCCGCGAACCCGTCGGTGTCGGCCCGGCGTGCAGTGGCGTAGTCGGTGACCGGCTCCGCGCTGAAGAACACAGTCAGCATCGAGCCCGCCCGGTTCACCTGAACAGGCACCCCGGCGTCCGCTCCCGCCTGTCGGAGCCCTCGGGCCAGCGCTTCCGACCGGGCTTCCAGCGCCCGGTATGGCGGATCTTCGCGCAGCACGCGCAGAGTGGCGAGTGCCGCCCGGACGGCAACGGGGTTTCCCGCGAGCGTGCCGGCCTGGTAGACGGGACCGGACGGAGCCACCAGCCGCATCACGTCGGCGCGCCCGCCGTAGGCGGCCAACGGCAGCCCCCCGCCGGCGATCTTGCCGAGGCACACCAGGTCGGGCCGCACGCCCAAGCGCTCGTGCGCGCAACCGTACGACAGCCGAAAGCCGGTGATCACCTCATCGAAGACCAGCAGCGCCCCATGCTGTTCGGTGAGTGCCCGCAGCGCCTCCAAAAACCCCGGTGCGGGTGGGACGACGCCCATGTTGCCCGCGATCGGCTCCACGATGATGGCTGCGATCTCGTTCCCACGCTCGGAAAACAATCGCTGCGCGGCCGAAGGGTCATTGTAGGGAAGCGAGAACGTCTGCTCGATGGCACCCGCCGGCACGCCCGGACTGGCGGCCAGACCGAGGGTGGCGACGCCGGATCCGGCGGACACCAGGAGCGCGTCGGCGTGGCCATGGTAGCCGCCGTCGAACTTCACGATCCCGGCACGACCGGTGAACGCGCGCGCGACGCGCAGCGCGCTCATCGTCGCCTCCGTGCCCGACGAGACCAGGCGCACCATCTCCATCGCCGGCACGGCCTCGCACAGAGCTTCGGCCAGCTCCACCTCGTACGGTGTGGGGGCGCCAAAGGTGCTGCCGTCGGCGGCGGCCGTCCGGATCGCGGCGGTCACCTCCGGGTGTGCGTGCCCCAGGATCAAGGCACCCCACGATCCGACGTAGTCCACGTAGCGACGCCCGTCGGCGTCCTCGATCCAGGCTCCGCTTCCCCGCACCACGAACGGCGGGATTCCACCGACGGCGCCGAACGCACGCACCGGGCTGTTGACGCCTCCCGGCATCACGCGCCGCGCGCGCTCGAACCACGTGCGCGATCCGCTGCCAGGGTGCATCTAACGCAGCCGGTGAGCGGCGTCGCGGGCGAAGTAGGTCAGAATCCAGTCGGCGCCGGCGCGCCGCACCGCCAACAGGGTCTCCATCATCGCCGCCTCCCGGTCCAACCAGCCGCGGTCGGCGGCCGCTTGAACCATGGCGTACTCGCCGCTCACGCTGTAGGCTGCCGTGGGAATGCCGAACCGCTCCTTGACCGCGCGGATCACATCAAGGTAGGCGAGCGCCGGCTTCACCATCACCACATCGGCACCTTCGGCGACGTCCCGCTCCACCTCACGCAGCGCTTCGGCGGCATTGCCCGGCTGCATCTGATACCCGCGCCGATCGCCGAACCGAGGCGCGGACTCCGCCGCTTCCCGGAACGGGCCGTAAAACGCCGAGGCGTACTTCGCCGCGTACGCGAGGATCGCGGCATCGTACATCCCCGCGTCGTCCAGCGCGCGCCGGATCGCCCCCACCTGGCCGTCCATCATGCCGGACGGAGCCACGATGTCGGCACCGGCCCGTACTTGGCTGACCGCGATCTTGGCGTACAGCTCCACCGTCCGATCGTTGTCGATTCCAACGGTGGATCCCTCGCCGCTCAGCACCCCGCAGTGGCCGTGGTCGGTGTACTCGCACAGGCACAGATCCGCGATGAGCACGATGCGGTCGGCGAACTCGGAACGCAGCGTCCGCAGCGCCCTCTGCACGACGCCCTCCTCCGCCCACGCTTCGCTGCCCTCGGCGTCCTTGCGCCCAGGGATTCCGAAGAGGATCACAGACCGGATGCCGGTGTCCAGCAAGGACCCCACCTCGTCCACGATGCTGGTGAGCGTGTGCTGGAAGTGACCCGGCAGCGCGCCGATGGGCGCCGGCTCGCGCAGACCCTCTTTGACGAACAGGGGTGCGATCAGGTGGTGCGGCCGCAGAACCGTCTCGGCCGCCATGGTGCGCAAGGCCTCAGTCCGCCGCAACCGCCTGCCGCGATGGGGTAACGACGCCACCTCAACCCTCCTCTCCCGTGAACAGACGCAAGATCGCCGCCACGATCCCCTCGTCGGTGTGCGGGTCGGCAACCGCAGCAACCTCCAGTCCCGCCGCGCGGGCAGCGCGCGCCGTCACCGGTCCGATGCACACGCACGCCACGCCCTCGAGGGCATCAACGCCCGCCAGCTCCAGCGTCCCGCGCACCGCCGACGGACTGGCGAAGACCACGGCGTCCACCCCGTCCTCCAGCACCCGCTGGAGCCGGCTCGCTTCATTGTAGGCGGGTTCGGTACGGTATGCCTCCACCACGTCGACGACGGCGCCTCGGCTGCGGAGGCCTTCCACCAGCCCCTCTCTGCCTTCGGCCGCCTGGGGCACGAGCACCCGGACGCTGGCCACGGGGTGGCGACCGAACGCCTGCAGCAGTCCGTCGGCGGTGAAGTCGTCCGGCCGAAGCGCCACGGCGATGCCGCGGCGCTCCAAAGCCGCGGCCGTGGCATCGCCCACGGCCGCCACCCGCGTCCCACCGAGCGCCGACGCGTCCCGCCCCGCGGCCGTCAGCCGATCGAAGACGGCGTCGACCGCGTTCTGGCTGGTGAAGACCACCCAGTCGTAGGTGTCCAGCCGCTGCAGCGCTCGGTCCAAGTCGCCATACGACGCTGGCGGCACGATGCGGATCGCCGGGACCACGACCGCCTCCGCACCGGCGTCTGTGAGACGGCGGACCAGATCGTCGGCCTGGTGCGCAGGACGTGTGATCAGGATGCGCTGACCGGACAATGGCATGGGTGTGGCGTCCAGTGCAGATATCACCATTTCGAGATCGGTGCCAAGGCCAGGACTTGTCTTGCGGCAGCCTCGCCGATGCCCGACGCCTGCTCCACCGGACCCGATCGCGTGGCCCGTACGACGCGCCTCCCGTCATCGGAGGCGACGAGAACCCTCAGCACCAGCTCGTCCCCCACCGTAGCGAGCGCACCAGCCGGCAACGAGCAGCCGCCGGCGAGGGTCCGCAAAAATGCCCGCTCCGCGGTCACCGCCGCGCGTGTCGGTGGATCGTCCAGGGCGGCCACGAGCGCCTGCAGTTCGACGTCGTCCTCTCGCACCTGGACCGCCAGCGCGCCCTGACCGGCTGCGGGCAGCAACACCTCCGGGTCGAGGAGCTGGGCGATCGCCTCCGACCACCCGCCCCGTAGCAGCCCCGCGGCGGCGAGGACCGCCGCATCGACCTCGCCGTCTCGCACCTTGCGCAGGCGGGTGTCCACGTTGCCCCGCAACGGCACGACCTCCAGGTCGCGCCGCACTGCCCGCAGCTGGGCGGCCCTCCGAGGGCTGCTCGTGCCGACGCGGGCCCCGTAGGGCAGCGCATCCAACGACGCATGCTGTGAGACCAGCGCGTCGCGGGGATCCTCGCGCGGCGGTATGGCGGCCACGACGAGCCCTGGGGTCGGCGCAGTCGGGAGGTCCTTGAGGCTGTGTACCGCCAGATCCACACGCCGTTCGAGCAGCGCACGCTCGATCTCCGAGGTGAACCAACCCGTCGCACCAGACTGTCGCAACGGTGCCTCGGAGCGATCCCCGGTCGTCTGCAGGACCAAGATCTGGCAGCGCAGCCCCGGATGCACGGCCGACAGCGCGGCCGTGACCGTGTCGGTCTGCGCCCGGCTGAGCCGGCTGCCGCGGGTGCCCACGCGGACGACGTTCAATGCCTGGCGACTCCGGGACGTTCGGGAGTTAGGGACCGGCGGCGTCGTCCAGTTGCGGTGCCGCTTGCGCAGATTCGACCTCGGGATCGTGCTCTCGCGCCACGTCCTTCAAGCGCACGATCTGCGCGTGCAGCAACCGGTTCACCACACGCCGCAGCGTCGCCCGAACGGTCTCCCGTTCGCGAGCCGACAGCGACGCCAGCTGCGGGAGCACGCGGCGCCACTCCTCGTCCAGTACGGCGTCGGCGCGCGCCCGCAGCGCCGCAATCAACGGTACCACGCGCACCGAGCGCAGCCATGCTCCGAAGGCCTCCGCGTGCTCTCGGGCGATCGCTTCCGCCCGCGCCACCGCCTTCGACCGCCGGGCGTGCGTCTGCGCGCGCATGCCCTCCAGATCGTCGATGTTGACCAGGTGGACGCCGTCGATCTGTGCGACCGCCGGGTCCACGTCCCGGGGCACCGCGATGTCCAGGATCACCAGCGGCCGGCCCCGACCGTGCATGGCCTGCCTGACCAGCGGGACCTCGATGACCGGGTGCGGCGCGCCGGTCGAAGTCACGAGGATGTCGGCCGCTGCCAACTGCCCGCCGAGCTCGTCGAAGCGCACCGCCCGACCACCCACCATGGCGGCCAGCGTGCGAGCGTTGTCCAGCGTGCGGTTGCACACCGCAATCGGAGCACAGCCGGCGGAGGCCAAGTGGCGTACGGTCAGCTCAGCCATCTCACCGGCCCCCACGACCAGCACGGCGCGGCCCCTGAGGTCTC
Protein-coding sequences here:
- a CDS encoding c-type cytochrome; this encodes MRPVAGAALIAATSVLLVGCQPYVRIGSPDRPAYEPLAGYVHRMNFIPQKPNADGGKRVYEARCAVCHGPEGRGDGPMAPQLVAPEKDPYRDVLRIFRIHPRGEPLPSRPARFDNLDQMRLNTPFSMFEVIDRGRPHTAMPGFRHPAYGADSLADPPLSEQEIWNVLFWEWSRMTTRDKLAEGRRIYQQQCAACHGESGDGNGPEAARIRQEIWTWGRGVGPGIFTDRDWMAYRKPTELYQRVFEGVHRRGIELMPAYGDRLTSDQIWAVVDYLWTFVYTLPEDLR
- a CDS encoding cytochrome b N-terminal domain-containing protein; this encodes MLDRVREWLRERKEKLDLFDETNVDRLDNPLYALGHIVYFSWIVVFVTGVLLMIWYEPTTHGAYNSILRIQHEVPLGWLIRGAHKYAADMLILAIMLRIYRMYFLGEYKRPNELTWMILFASLVLAMISGITGYLLIWNQRAFWAAKTVLSVAVYLDQIPIIGASKFGSAIAFIFLGGPAVGQGALTRFYAIHFGISALLLIAVELYFIFTRRKRFGLSPTAIVVLLLMIVATSYIFPAEMGRRADPNRTPLPILSDWYFLALYQYVKYTPPLWAGLGPGFLITYGMLVPFLDRSKGRRPSERPFFTVVGVMALTYFVVFTTLIMFNIAVIDRDPHIVLVMTSVVLVIGLLLELRYRRRRRAAEAAAPKPPPRVVGARPAPTAG
- the bshB1 gene encoding bacillithiol biosynthesis deacetylase BshB1, producing the protein MSRSVLVVAPHPDDGEIGMGGTMAALVRGGWRVTLCDITDGEPTPMGTPQTRAREAGRAAEILGVERITLDLPNRYLMDTVDNRRVVAEVIRRVRPDLLFVPYWEDAHPDHVQAARLGEAARFYAKLTRTDIPGEVHYPRRVIHFFSTHYRLHRRPSFLFDVSETFETKMQSVAAYESQFSAARGNLWILDQIRTQAAYFGSLIGVRYAEPFLLREEVGLRTLDGLV
- the ccsA gene encoding cytochrome c biogenesis protein CcsA, producing MRRVDSVLWWTLVVAMVASLYMVFLYAPTERIMGPVQRIFYFHLALAWVAFVAFFGVFVGGIQYLRTRSTWWDELAAGSAEVGVWMNGLVIVTGSIWARPTWGVWWTWDPQVTATLIMQLMYMGYLLLRSAADDERRARFAAAFGVIAFLNVPIVFFSARLLRGISPVVFTRQGIGLEPEMLYTLLVCLAAFSLLYAVLLGVRMRIALLRAEVARMRAELAT
- a CDS encoding Rieske 2Fe-2S domain-containing protein; translated protein: MAERGVNRRTFLRALSAIPVLGALAAFAAPLLRYLKPNLDPGLGLPEGRLRSLAEMDLPQGEQLALGRVEELAEPWSSRIFVYTQRYAQYTPEQARVATIPGVAIRLPWKVSFPGFKQGEEPTDIVIFSRICPHLGCIFNYVPNWREVTAGYGGYVPPEERRHGLMACPCHLSIYDPADRDRPGRVLSGPAPRPPYYFTYEIRDGVIVITSAEPGGIA
- a CDS encoding heme exporter protein CcmB encodes the protein MRAFWVLLYKDLRIELRTREMLASMGLMTLIVLVLFSFAVGHRRDLVAAVVPGVLWVTLAFAAVAGLSRAYGIEQEREAGSGVLAAPVDRGWILLSKAATGFLAILAVQAAALPLLAVLFDYDLWPHLGRLAPVLLLGGAGLAIVGTLLAAMSAATRLREVLLPLLLFPLAMPLLVASLSATSKVLAGLPLAASVSEMRLIAAFDIILGAASVLLFEGVVEEGL
- a CDS encoding cytochrome c maturation protein CcmE yields the protein MNRRYAVLVTVIVAALAYLIYGGVRSAAVYYVTVGELLERGEAAVDVPSRVAGTVASGSIRREGSRIRFTLRDEGIALPVVYQGTVPDLFTDEAEVVVEGQLRRDGVFAATVLLAKCPTRYERDT
- a CDS encoding glycosyltransferase family 2 protein translates to MEKVLIVMPLYNEEATLRDVLRAVRRYAPEGADILVVDDGSTDQSPEILREFPDVHVIRHGENRGYGASLIDGFRYAIERGYDVVVTIDCDEQHEPYLIPDLLSALDGVDIASGSRYLPGSSRGQETPPDRLQINREITDRINILTGYAITDAFCGFKAYRIEALRKMQLDEPSYGMPLQVWVQAAHHGLRVREIPIGRIYKNPQRRFWGGLDDAAVRRAYYLDVLRREADRWLGERVK
- the ccmA gene encoding heme ABC exporter ATP-binding protein CcmA, whose translation is MSAVRPGAPLVDTVGLRKQMGGRWVLRHVTLAVGPGEAVAISGRNGSGKSTLLRILAGLRRPDGGQLRLFGIDPRQDGVAVRRRIGVVGHEPFLYGGLSVEENLRVFSALHGADAAAVRRWLRESGLYPRRDDLVRDLSRGWQQRTALVRAMVHQPTLLLLDEPFTGLDEEGSAWLRAALRAHRGRGGGVVLTTHRPDEVEGVCEAFARLEAGRLVRLGEDRTDEGPAEEA
- a CDS encoding CcmD family protein; the encoded protein is MTYLFFGYLVVWVGLAIYLAALQRRAGALEREVHSLREQLAASGSRPDPADPVRV